In Deltaproteobacteria bacterium, the DNA window GCGCCAGGGCTACGCGCACGCGGACGAGATCTCGCTCGAGAGCGTGAAGCTCGCCGCGGGAACCGCGCGCGCGATCGCCGAGGGTCCGGCGCGCGTGCAGGCGGTCGCGCTTCGCCGCCCCGCGCAGCCCGCGTTCGACCTCTACAGCCTGCGCGAGTCGCCGACCGCGGCGCCGATCGACACGAAGGTGCGTCTGCTCCAGGAGATCGACGCCTACGCGCGCTCGCGCGATCCGCGCATCGCGCAGGTCATGGCGAGCGTCGCTTGCGAGGAGCGCAACCTGATGATCGCCGCCAGCGACGGCACCTGGGTCGCCGATCGGCAGCCGCTGGTGGTGCTTCGCGTGCAGGTGATCGCCGCCTCGGGCGCGCGCCGCGAGTCCGCATCGCAGGGCACGGGCGGGCGCATCGCGTACGCGCGGATCGGCGACCCCGCGACCTGGAAGCCGCTGGTCGACGAGGCGGTTCGGATCGCGCTCACGAACCTAGACGCGGTGAGCTGCCCCGCGGGCACGATGGACGTCGTGCTCGGCCCCGGCTGGCCGGGAATCCTGCTCCACGAGGCGGTCGGCCACGGGCTCGAGGGCGACTTCAACCGCAAGAAGACCTCGGCCTTCGCGGAGCGGCTCGGCCAGCGCGTGGCCTCGCCCGGCGTCACGGTCGTGGACGACGGCACGCTTCCGGGTCGGCGCGGCTCGCTGAACGTCGACGACGAGGGCACGCCCACCGGGCGCACCGTGCTGATCGAGGACGGGATCCTGGTCGGCTACATGCAGGACCGGCTGAACGCGCGGCTGATGGGCATGAAGCCGACCGGAAACGGAAGGCGCGAGAGCTACCACCACCTGCCGATGCCGCGCATGACCAACACCTTCATGCTCGCGGGCCCGGACGATCCGGCCGAGATCCTGCGCTCGGTGAAGAACGGCCTGTACGCGGTCTCGTTCGCCGGCGGCCAGGTCGACATCACCAGCGGCAAGTTCGTCTTCTCGGCCAGCGAGGCGTACCGGATCGAGGACGGCCGGATCGGCGCGCCTGTGAAGGGCGCGACGCTGATCGGCAACGGACCCGACGCGCTGCTGCGCGTGTCGCGAATCGGAAGCGATCTGGCGCTCGAC includes these proteins:
- the tldD gene encoding metalloprotease TldD, producing the protein MLPWPVGEERPLARAKRVGAEPSGIRRDFGVDARGLESVFATALARPIDFADVFFEYTTRDAVSIEEGLVKSGARAVEQGVGVRAQAGERQGYAHADEISLESVKLAAGTARAIAEGPARVQAVALRRPAQPAFDLYSLRESPTAAPIDTKVRLLQEIDAYARSRDPRIAQVMASVACEERNLMIAASDGTWVADRQPLVVLRVQVIAASGARRESASQGTGGRIAYARIGDPATWKPLVDEAVRIALTNLDAVSCPAGTMDVVLGPGWPGILLHEAVGHGLEGDFNRKKTSAFAERLGQRVASPGVTVVDDGTLPGRRGSLNVDDEGTPTGRTVLIEDGILVGYMQDRLNARLMGMKPTGNGRRESYHHLPMPRMTNTFMLAGPDDPAEILRSVKNGLYAVSFAGGQVDITSGKFVFSASEAYRIEDGRIGAPVKGATLIGNGPDALLRVSRIGSDLALDPGIGTCGKDGQGVPVGVGMPTIRIDGLTVGGTEG